In one Lolium rigidum isolate FL_2022 chromosome 3, APGP_CSIRO_Lrig_0.1, whole genome shotgun sequence genomic region, the following are encoded:
- the LOC124698134 gene encoding cyclin-SDS-like, translating into MPPTMLAPVPTRPRSNLHRRRRGAAPLLPAQIVAAAAAAGAKRPAESSTSASSSFRSVVVSTTSSTALDAQRPDKRPRRQDADAAEARPAASECSEIIGGGARPRPAPAEVEASESSCLGSVLESDLACPEHLADDADTTDYSSACCDCGCEFTQSDAEEVLSAPSPGDAFDSLTPLIDLTSPYSSSSDDADEDDDDDAAPSLTFSFFLDYAQQFIPCPHPKSHAVPDAAMPEVSGSRFEDLDDEESYQQFRLRERRGVMACDYGEVYGSMAGDHGRDVLMQRAVMVNWIMEYVDLRELQPETCFMGVGLMDRFLTRGYVEGTRNLQLLGIACVTLATRIEENQPYNSIMQNTFTVGINMYSRSEVVAMEWLVQEVLDFQCYVTTVHHFLWFYLKAAKADDKVKDLAKHLAFLSLLDHRHLSYWPSTVAASVVALACLATNKDSSCREVMEVCTELTHMRNKDDDLPECLMSLEWMVNYAS; encoded by the exons TCCTCcacgtcggcctcctcctccttccgcaGCGTGGTcgtctccaccacctcctccaccgccctCGACGCGCAGCGCCCCGACAAGAGGCCCCGGCGCCAGGACGCGGACGCGGCCGAGGCGCGCCCCGCGGCCTCCGAGTGCTCCgagatcatcggcggcggcgccaggccgcgCCCCGCGCCCGCGGAGGTCGAGGCCTCCGAGTCGTCCTGCCTCGGCTCCGTCCTCGAGTCCGACCTCGCCTGCCCCGAGCACCTCGCCGACGACGCCGACACCACGGACTACTCCTCGGCCTGCTGCGACTGCGGCTGCGAGTTCACGCAGTCCGACGCGGAGGAGGTCCTCAGCGCCCCCAGCCCCGGCGACGCGTTCGACTCACTCACCCCCCTCATCGACCTCACCTCCccttactcctcctcctccgacgacgccgacgaggacgacgacgacgacgccgcgccCTCCCtcaccttctccttcttcctcgacTACGCCCAGCAGTTCATCCCCTGCCCGCACCCCAAGTCACACGCCGTCCCCGACGCCGCCATGCCAGAGGTGAGCGGTTCC CGGTTCGAGGACCTGGACGACGAGGAGAGCTACCAGCAGTTCCGGCTGCGCGAACGGCGCGGAGTGATGGCGTGCGACTACGGCGAGGTGTACGGCTCCATGGCAGGCGACCATGGCCGCGACGTCCTCATGCAGCGCGCTGTCATGGTGAACTGGATCATGGAG TATGTGGATTTGAGAGAGCTGCAGCCAGAGACATGTTTCATGGGAGTTGGACTGATGGACCGCTTCTTGACACGTGGATACGTAGAGGGCACTAGGAATCTGCAGTTGCTGGGTATCGCCTGCGTCACTCTGGCTACCCGCATCGAAGAGAACCAGCCATACAATAG CATCATGCAGAACACTTTCACGGTAGGGATCAACATGTACAGCCGAAGTGAGGTCGTCGCCATGGAGTGGCTGGTTCAGGAGGTCCTCGACTTCCAATGCTATGTCACGACAGTCCACCATTTCCTCTG GTTCTATCTGAAGGCTGCAAAAGCAGACGACAAAGTGAAGGATCTGGCAAAACACCTGGCTTTTCTGTCCCTTCTGGACCATAGGCACCTCTCCTACTGGCCCTCCACCGTGGCAGCATCGGTGGTAGCCCTTGCTTGCCTTGCCACAAACAAGGACTCCTCCTGTAGGGAGGTAATGGAGGTATGTACTGAACTC ACTCACATGAGGAACAAGGACGACGATCTGCCTGAATGTTTAATG AGTCTCGAGTGGATGGTAAACTATGCTTCGTGA